DNA sequence from the Coregonus clupeaformis isolate EN_2021a chromosome 30, ASM2061545v1, whole genome shotgun sequence genome:
TTATTACACAGCATTTTAGTTTTACATTTTTACTGATGCCACTTCCTTTTCAAATGTCAGTGTATTACCACCTTGTGAGAATCTAGAATACCCTCCCCCTGAGATCCAGTGCCAAGAATACAATCTGGACTTGCTGAAACATGTGTCTAGCAGTCTGTCTAAAATGTATTATTTAAACACTTAGGTACAGTTTCCTAGCGTCAGATTAGGCCTAGTTCtgattttagtccaggactagggtcaatctgtgtccgggaaaacGACTATCAAAGGAATAAATCCTTTTTCTTTGACTAGATTTGAGTTCAGGATCTTTGGGGGTCATTATTTAGAGTGACATAGTTCTTTTAAATTTGGAGCTACCATATTGCTCTCTACTTTTGGCatgacttttttttttatatatatatataaataaaaaaaaggaacctttatttaaccaggtaagccagttgtgaacaagttctcatttacaactgcgacctggccaagataaagcaaagcagtgcgataaaaacaacaacaacacagagttacatatgggataaacaaagcatacagtcaaaaatacaatagaaaatctatatacagtgtgtgcaaaatatagtaagttatggaggtaaggcaataaataggccatagtgcaaaataattacaatttagtattaacactggagtgatagatgtgcaaatagagatactggggtgcaaatgagcaaaataaataacaatatggggatgaggtagttgggtgggctaattacagatgggctgtgtacaggtgcagtgatcggtaagctgctctgacaactgatgcttaaagttagtgagggagataagagtctccagcttcagagatttttgcagtttgttccagtcattggcagcagagaactggaaggaatggcagccaaaggaggtgttggctttggggatgaccagtgagatatacctgctggagcgcatactacgggtgggtgttgctatggtgaccaatgagctaagaaaaggcagggatttgcctagcagtgatttatagatgacctggagccagtgggtttggcgccgaatatgtagtgagggccagccaacgagagcgtacaggtcacaatggtgggtagtatatggggctttggtgacaaaacggatggcactgtgatagactacatccaattagctgagtagagtgttggaggctattttgtaaatgacatcgccgaagtcaagcaTCGGTAGGATAGTtcgttttatgagggcatgtttggcagcatgagtgaaggaggctttttttgcaaaataggaagccgattctagatttaactttggattggaggtgcttaatgtgagtctggaaggagagtttacggtctatcCAGACACCtatgtatttgtagttgtccacatattctaagtcagacccgccgagagtagtgattctagtcggccGGGcacaagcagcgttcgattgaagagcatgcatttagttttactggcGTTtaggagcagttggaggctacggaaggagtgttgaatggcattgaagctcgtttggaggtttgttaacacagtgtccaatgaagggccagatgtatacaaaatggtgttgtctgcgtagaggtggatctgagagtcaccagcagcaagagcgacatcattgatatacacagagaatagagtcggcccgagaattgaaccctgtggcacccccatagagactgccagaggtccagacaacaggccctccgatttgacacattgaactctatctgagaagtatttggtgaaccaggcgaggcagtcatttgagaaaccaaggctatttagtctgccaataagaatgtggtgattgacagagtcgaaagccttggccaggtcgatgaagaaggctgcacagtactgtcttttatcgatcgcggttataatatcgtttaggaccttgagcgtggctgaggtgcacccatgaccagctcggaaaccagattgcatagcggagaaggtacggtgggattcaaaatggtcagtgatctgtttgttaacttggctttcaaatactttcgaaaggcagggcaggatggatataggtctgtaacagtttggatctagagtgtcaccccctttgaagagggggatgaccgctgcATCTTTCCAAGCTCCTTTAATTACTTGAACCACGTGGTAATTGATACATCTTGATCTTTCCCTGATCTATATCTGGTTTTGCTTTTCTGTCAACATTTTATTCGGTATTGAATGTGCTTACTGAGGTGTCATAACCAGCTAAAGGTGAAAAGATAACATACAGGAATGTTGTTATTAATAAATCCTATATGTCAGCATAGTTGAATTCCTTGTACCTTTGTGTGTAAATATAGTCCGATTTACAGTATCTGTGTGTCAGATGGGCTTTGCTGTTTATGTATTTTCCACTTCAGCCAGACGGTTTGAGGAACAGGAAGTAGTCATGCTGTTGTTTTTTGCCAACAGAGAGAGTGTATCTCCATCCACGTGGGCCAGGCGGGCATTCAGACGGGCAATGCCTGCTGGGAACTCTTCTGCTTGGAACACGGTGTGGGGCCTGACGGGGTGTTCAATGAAGAGGACCAGGGGCCTCATTCACGGACTGACACCTTCAACACCTTTTTCAACACCGGAAGTTCTGGCCGCCATGTTCCTAGGGCCATATTTGTGGACCTGGAGCCAACGGTGGTTGGTAAGCGATGTCATTTGTAACGTTTTGTTTCCCTCCACCCATcattcatgttttgtgtgtgtgattatACGTGTAGTGTGAATGCATATCCATCCTCATGGGCCAGGCAGGAGTGCTAATTGGGAATGCATGCGGGCGGGGACCTGTGCTGGATGGAGCATGGTATCCAAGCGATAAGACCATTGGTGGTGGCGGTGATAACCCCTTTTACACTTTCTTCAATGAGCGTGGCTCAGGAAAGCTTGAACAAAGGGCTGTATTTGTGGACCTAGCAAGCTGGAATTGGTAAGTGGTGGTGTAGAATATTGATAAAAAGATGAAGAGATGATAAAATAATTAAATGTTGAATAAATGAGGGGTTTGTTAGTGATACGCATCCCAAACTTTCACAACAATAACAACTGGGCCAACAACAAAAACTATGAATGAATAAAGAAAGCCCACACACAGCATATGCTGCTCCAAAGTACACATAAGTAGCCCTTGTCAAGTAATAATTAATTAAATGCATGGTACTTCTAATGAGCTACAGTATGTCAGGTAAGTAGTGTGCATTAATCAAAACACTAACACTACTGTAGCACTTCAAGTGTTAATACTGCACATGAATAAATACTACAAATCTTGATTGTTAAAATTGTGCATCTACATTACACTGCAGGTGGATGTAAGTACAGCTTTATAGGCTACATAAAAATCAATGCACAGGACTGCCAACCAAGAGCAAATCAACAATAAATTGATACTACTGTGTGGTAATTTAGGTGACACTTCCAGTTGATGTCCTATATGTGTTGATGAGTGATTGTTTTCCCCGCAGATGAGGTCAGGACGGGAATGTACAGGCAGCTCTACCATCCTGAGCAGCTCATCTCTGGAAAGGAGGATGCAGCCAATAACTACGCCCGTGGACACTACACCGTGGGGAAGGAGATCATTGACGGGGTTCTGGAGCGTGTCCGTAAAATGGTAAGTATCACATTAAGACCTGATCTTGGTCATATAGTCAAAGGAAGGCTTTGATTCATAATGTAGTAATAATATAGGCTAAGGCCAATATATTGTGCATCCCTAGTGTTGATCAATTGTTTTTCTCCCTAGACTGACCAGTGCACAGGGCTACAAGGATTCCTCATCTTCCACAGCTTCGGAGGCGGCACCGGCTCTGGTTTCACCTCTCTGCTGATGGAGCGCCTGTCTGTTGACTATGGCAAGAAGTCCAAGCTGGAGTTTGCCATCTATCCAGCTCCCCAAGTGTCCACAGCTGTGGTAGAGCCATATAATTCCATTCTGACCACCCACACCACCCTGGATCACTCCGACTGTGCCTTCATGGTGGACAATGAGGCCATCTACGACATCTGTCGCCGCAACCTTGACGTTGAGCGTCCATCCTATACCAACCTCAACAGATTGATTGGTCAGATCGTTTCCTCCATCACTGCCTCCCTACGCTTTGATGGTGCCTTGAATGTTGACCTCACAGAGTTCCAGACCAATTTAGTCCCATTCCCCCGCATTCATTTCCCCCTGGTCACCTACGCGCCCATTATCTCTGCTGAGAAGGCCTACCATGAGCAGCTGACCATCTCTGAGATCACCACTGCCTGCTTCGAGCCAGCCAATCAGATGGTCAAGTGTGACCCTCGCCATGGCATGTACATGGCCTGCTGTATGCTGTACCGTGGAGATGTGGTGCCCAAAGATGTGAATGCTGCCATTCAAAATATCAAGACCAAACGTTCCATCCAGTTTGTGGATTGGTGCCCCACCGGTTTCAAGGTAAGTAATATGATTGCCTCCTGTATATGGTTTATTTTGCAATTTGAGGTACACACCATATTTATTTTGTGGTCTAAGGGgtcttttttacattttatttgtttATACCTAATCAGGTTGGGATCAACTATCAGCCCCCTACTGCCGTACCTGGAGGTGATCTAGCTAAAGTCCAGAGGGCTGTGTGCATGCTGAGCAACACCACTGCCATTGCTGAAGCCTGGGCCCGTTTGGACCACAAGTTTGACCTCATGTATGCCAAACGTGCCTTTGTGCACTGGTATGTAGGTGAgggcatggaggagggagagttCTCTGAGGCCAGAGAAGACCTGGCTTGTCTGGAGAAGGATTATGAAGAGCTGGGCAGAACAAGCACAGGATCTGATGATGATGAAGCGGGTGAGGAATATTAAGAACCAAATTACCATGATGTCCTATCTGTCTATTAAAAATGTAATATTCTGTCTTCTTTGTATTCTTTCTTGTAACAATATATTGTTGTATCTGCCTCCCCTGAACCAAAACATCTGAAGTTGTAAAAACCGTATGGACAGCAAGATGCACTTTTATTGCGGTTTATTAATGCCTTGTTAATGTGTAAGTTCCAAAGTGCCATGTTTTCCAATTGCAATAGTTTTCAGCTTCTGAATAAAATCAATATTGCACAATATATTTTTTCTTTGCTTAGTTCTTTGAAATTCATGATGTTTAACATGTTACAGCTGTGCCAAACTCAACCAAGAGTCGATTGGAGAACCTTACCCACGTTCTGGTGTCATGTTCTGCTTGAGTAACAATTTATTGAGGGTTTATATTTAGTTTACTAACAGTATATTATGAGTATATTATGAGTCTATAGAtgtataaatattttataattctGTAATAAACAGTTGTAACCCATTGCTGGTTGCATTCAGTGAGCTGATGACTGTTGCTACTGGGCTATGGTCTCTGGATCATTATTGTGGAGCGCATCGATACAATTTGTGACTAGCTTCAAACTGTGTTACATATCAAAACTCATCAATGCTCGCCCCCTCCTAAGCAGATACATCCAATCAAAATACTCCATCCGGGCTATTTAAAGAACAAGTTCCGGCAGCGGTGAAGGTGTCACCTGAAAATATCCCTCCGCGATAGTAAACAGTGTAGCCAGTGAGGATACAATGAAGAGCATTTTCAAGAATGAATACTCTGAAATCATAATGTTTCATCATGGTGCACAATTACGTGTATTGAACTTGTCAATAAGACGATGTTATGTTAGACGAAAAATATTTGACACTTTAATGAAGATGTTGGTTTGGATGTAGCATATGCTTCAAATGCACTGTGGGCTACATCACTGAGCACATCAGTGGGGTGCATTCAATCTTGTGACTTAATAATAGGCCTCTATAAATAGCCTATATATGTTTCATTACGATTTAGTTTTAAATTTGTTTTAATTAGGGTCTGACGAAAGAAAGTAGTAATGTATGCGTAGTTTATACTACATCTTTACCAACAACATAATTCTGTGTAAATTAGACTAAATTCAACACGACAATGGTGTGTCAAAACAAACGGGTatttgtatatttatatattaatgTATGTATGTGATTAACAATAATTGAAATATTGGAAAATATTTACGAATCATTTTAGAAATATATGTTAGTGTAATCGACAATAATCACAATCCATGTAATAAAAGCCTTTAATTTATATTGATTTAAAATGTCTAACATGTAGTAGGATTGATGTCTAAGGTCAGAGAATGAGTTTGCAAACATAAGAGGTTTTAGAAAAATTATATAGTATCTACTTTCTTAGGCGGACGTAGTCACTGCCTTAGAACATTcgtttcactgtgtgtgtatgtgtgtttgactAAGCTGCCTCGTATTGTTGATCCGGATTGACTTCAAGAGAACCTGACATTGGAAAATTAGAAGGATAGACCTCCGGACAGACCATAAGATAAGGTGACACACTGTTGTGACCAGGCTACCTGTGTTGTCTGAGCTCTAAGATTGGACCACGACCATGACCCAGCCTCGGCCGGACGAGTTCAAGCCGCCTCAGGAGTGCCCAGTCTTCGAACCAAGCTGGGAGGAATTTGCCGATCCTTTTGCTTATATAAATAAGATACGTCCAATTGCTGAAAAAACGGGTATTTGCAAGGTCCGCCCGCCTCGGGTAAGTGTGGTCGAGCTGCTGAATGGTTTAACAGATTCTTTAAAACCATTTTAACAACAAGACTGACATCAACTACAAACGGGGGGTTAAAGGGACCTTTTCAACATGGCGGATGAAGGATTTGCTGATTCTTTTGTATCATTAAAATGTTTATAGTTAACTAGCTACATCATCTAACTAGTtttaatagctaacgttagctacctaacCAACTGAATGAGTGGCATTGTGTAGCTACAGGCAACGTTAGTGAAAATAACTTGCTAACGTAACCTGCTTAGACAATGTTATCTTTGTGCTTCAATCATCACTGAAACCGGCTGCTAGTtaatttaactagctagctaacgttagctgattTGAACAAGTCGTGAGATTATCGTTTCGTTAACGACAGATGTCAAATTAGCAAGTGCAATGACCGACAGTGAAGTCTGTCAGTTTAGTGTAAAAATACAagttaattagctagctagttacttaAAACAAACAGCATTCAATAAACCAAAAAACTAGCTATGTCAATTGAATTTACGTGGAGACTGACAGGTGGGAATTGATTAGCGTAGCGCTTGCTAAATTGGCTAGTTTTGTTATCAGGCGAGAAAACAATACACACGCATACACCATTTGTCTTTGGCAGAAGATACCGACACTACCGTTATgcttgtttacactgagctgcactgggGTCTGAACGCAATCTACATTAAGACACTGTGGAGCCAGCGTGAAATATGGGTCAGAAAAcctacctcaatccagggatggaaTATGCCACTGTACTCCAAATTGTACCTGTAACCACACTGCTCCAttgagaagattgaaatacttttgttctgtatctatggacacgaCCCAGTCATTCCTTTTAAATGTTCcatgccatactggctggcaacgttcttatcccatgcttgctagctagccaactacggctaacttagtcACGTCAAACTTAAaaaagaataacaacagtagctgcatttgtttaagctgttttctagttacATTTATTTTGGAACAtacataacaatgagctaatgaggcgcgattttgcctggcatagaaaatgtgctctctcgtcaggacactgttgttcacaggagctagccaacaacacagctacagtaacacaatcacttcaaacactGAAGCtgtaaagactgcaaactagctgcacttcatttcgttttaccttttttcaattgacatttctttgtatatatccataaaaatgatgccagctgattaaTGATttagactggctgagaaacgctgcctgtctgtcttgtcccgacccctacacgttcattactatgggactgctggagatcgaatttgaatattgaaacaatgttgcaaatgttggagagacagacagcaaggtttatacaaatctccgctgttgaaaactaaatgtcagtctaaaagaaatgtgagagaatgtctagatgctttttatagtggagatcaagtttataatttgcctggctgggctgatgagacagtggattgcgcagtcagggcattttaacgtcatagatttagccggtggtaacttgtggaatagacaccggcaggaatgcgcttttaaccaatcagcattcaggattagaaccacccgttgtataacaGCCATTATGGAATGGCACATGGAGTTGAacaacaaaggagttgattggcTGACATTGCCATTCCAGAATGGCTATagtggctactgctagctagcgTGCCATGAGGACGAAAATGGCAGTTTTCTGGGAAAACGATCAGTATTTCAATATTCTCGATGTATCAGTGTGGATAAAGGTACAATTTGGAGTACAGTGGCATATCCCATTCCTGCATTGAGGTATGTTTTCCGACCCATATCTCACGCTGTCTCCACAGTGTCTTAATTTAACCCCAGTGCAGCTCCGTGTAAACAAGCGTAACAGTAGGGTCGGTATCTTCTGGGAACTCTTGTCTTTAATTGATTAGCTTGGTAGATCAAAAATAATAGGCAAACTTTTGACATTGTCTGACCATAGTCActggtagggttgcaaaattcagtgaactttcaataaattcccagggtttccagaaatcctggttggaggactgggaatttcctgcttattccctacaGATTTCGGGAATATTTCCAACCAGGATTTTgtgaaaaccagggaatttattgaaagtttttgcaaccctagtcactGGTAATGACAAAGAGTTGTAACTTTACAGAGACGGTTGATGTTGGTTGTTTAGCTACTATGAATGTTGTTTTTGATGTCATTCAGACAAACTTCTAACTAACTTCCCACAACTAAGGATCACCTGTATTTATTAGTCTCCAGTTTGGTGTAGCCTAAACTTATATTTTTCTCAACATATTTTTAACTGTGACCTTTTTGGAAACTGAAATAAAAAGGGCCCCCGAACCCAAAAAGATGGAATCCATAAATTAATAATAGGCATCAATCATATAATGTATATAGTATTAGatagtttattagtcacatgcacagggtcaCAGATGTAatcgcagggtacagtgaaattcttatgcGCCAACAGTGCAGGTAAAAAAAAGATAAGTATTAGGTATAACTATCCATTAGTCTAAAATTAGTGCTAAGTAATTGCATAGATGGATGGAAATATCCTGGTGCAATGGAATGTTCACTCAGTAGGCCCGACCGTTTCTTGGCTGTTGAGTTCCATCTGGCCATTTTGTTGGTCTTTAGGTGTTGTTAGTTAGGTTAGTGGGTTTAAGATGAGGAATAAGTCGTGCTGTGTGCTCTACAATGCTCATGTTGTAACCGTAAAATAACTAGCAAATTGTATTGAGAGAACAGTACCTTGACCTATTTATGTGAAATTAAATTCATTATACATGTCTTCAATACCTCCTTTCAAAGAAAGACTCCATCTATCCTACATAAAGCAAAATGAGTTGGGTCTGGCCAATGTAAAGTGTTTTTGTTGATTTTGATGTAACTCACTGACCACGGTAGACCCATAGACAGACTTACAGAGTTGTAGGCTAAACATCTGTTACTGACAGGTGTCCCATATAGGGCAATGACTGGTTTATTGTAAGATGTCCCCATACTGCTGGGTGTTCTGTGGTACACTTTGCATAATTTCTTAAGCTGTGCAATAGGCCTATTTATTATGTGTAATATTTAAGTCAAATATTAATAATGACATTTTGTTGTATCCTCGTAGGACTGGCAGCCTCCATTTGCATGTGATGTTGACAGACTGCACTTCACTCCTCGGATACAGAGGCTAAATGAACTGGAGGTAAgaagcaatgttccctcaaaatgttttcagcactgagcaaatttcaggtctgctgagcgcaaacttgttGTGAAAATTTCCAGGGCGTGTTTACTGTGAACGCTGAGGCTGTacctgctttaagttacagtttcagacagtggtcaagtaggctactgtggctatttgatcatcaCATAACATTTTaccatggaaatagctgttctatcattcagcctacagtagcagccaacgTGTGGTGTTCAATATAGGCCTaaattccatgagacttttgaaggaaaaaaaagctctttacctgactcgcttttcaaagatgtctagaaatgtacacgttttgtgttcttgtaggaagcaatcactcccccattgctgactacagattatctataactgggctaataactcactaactagcaaaggaaatgaacaaatgtgcacaggtggctacgtgcagctctcgctttgctttcaaaacaagcgcatctactcatgacccctcatgctgtaaacacagtccagttcaaagtgaatggcacagatccatatatggcaatggtttatttgcatataggcctactgcagctctgattggttatgccgcaccggtCTTTGTAGAGTACTGGCTGAGTCTtgcatgtcaatgcaatagaatcctactccgatgcgttctgcttacaacaaaatctcttgcatagttagttttgcatactaagtcttgctCAGTTTGTTTTAttttggtatgttgcattgaaagtggctaatattgcgttgattcaatcacaattcctacagtaaagggaaacattgatagtgttaactaagggGGAAAACTTGTAAAGTTCtatctcgtgcttctctgtgcgggctgatatttcttctgcgcagCAGTCCCAGGGAGCTGCGGGCCCGCACACTCGCGCAggttagagggaacattggtaagGAAGTCACTTtgcatgatgtgtagcctagatTTTAGTTTAATGTACAATACCCTTGAAGATATGAACCATATGCACCCCTTTGACACCCCGGCCTATAAGGGGAAATTAAACTGATTGGTCAGGGTCCCTGTCAATGCAATTGTCTAGTTGACGTAGCACTGAAGCTTTTCTATTGTGCCTACTGCCTACCATTATTAATCACCCCCTTCAGAAGCTTTGGTGAAAGGAAAGTCAAAGGTTGTTTGCGCAGGGGCCGGTCAGCAGAAAAATAGTATTTTCAGtgcacaaatatttttttttattgcatCACATATCTGAGTCAGGAGACTTATCACCTCCATGATTCTCTAAATGTAAATCCCTACAGTGACAAATATATCACCCTTGTTTCCCTTTCCTAGGCACAGACCAGAGTCAAGCTTAATTTCTTGGACCAGATTGCAAAGTTCTGGGAGTTGCAGGGGTGTTCTCTGAAGATTCCTCATGTGGAAAGGAAGATATTGGACCTGTATCAACTCAACAAGGTTGGGTGTTTAGTAGTGATGTTAGATTTGATACTGGAGCTCCGAGGCATGTGTCAAAATCACTAAGCAGTTTacttcgaagcagtgtgccgatgcctGTATCATTTTATCAGAATCATGTGATCAATGACGTCCAAAGCTTTGTTTTGTCAAACAACCACCTGATTGGCTTTGCATTAGTTTCggtagaagacaaaaaggctACCCTGCGCATGCGCTATGGCGTGTGGGACGTTATATATAATAATTTGGTTGCTCTAAATTcttttgaccagcaggtgccactagtgtacactgtgttgatcaaagcctCGCGTAATGAAACTATTTTcgacacaattggctggaaagCATCAACGCTTCAAGAAGCTTTGTTTCCCCATCACTAGTGTTTAGCATTGTTTCAAACTACTATACATTTATTCCATCTTAAATAGCATTGAACAGAATCCAATGACTCTACCTAACTTTGACACATTTTATTTCAGAATGTTGCAGATGAGGGTGGATTTGATATTGTGTGTCGCGATAGACGTTGGACAGCGATTGCGCTTAAGATGGGCTTTGCTCCTGGCAAGGCTGTTGGCTCTCACTTACGGTCACACTATGAGAGACTCCTCTACCCCTACAACCTCTTCCAGAGCGGAGCCAACTTCCTGGTAAGTTGGACAGATGCCCCAACACCAATTATTTTCCAATTGTTTCGTTATGAACACATCcattattttttttacgttccattccactgttccgaccagaaaaataaagttctgaaccgatTAAAATCCCCAAAAAGTAACGGTTTATAccattcctttctgttccttttttacaTTTCACTCGACATTAAATTAGTTGACCAATGGATAGAGCAGCTTTCTATGGAGCGGGCAAGCTATGCATTGGAGAGACAAGTGTAGTGTAGGGTGCGACATGCAACTGAAATTTTGCAGGTGAGGAGAGCGCTGGGCATGATGCGCTGGCCATcttgttgttatgacatgcattaggCCCATCTG
Encoded proteins:
- the LOC121545696 gene encoding tubulin alpha-8 chain, with product MRECISIHVGQAGIQTGNACWELFCLEHGVGPDGVFNEEDQGPHSRTDTFNTFFNTGSSGRHVPRAIFVDLEPTVVDEVRTGMYRQLYHPEQLISGKEDAANNYARGHYTVGKEIIDGVLERVRKMTDQCTGLQGFLIFHSFGGGTGSGFTSLLMERLSVDYGKKSKLEFAIYPAPQVSTAVVEPYNSILTTHTTLDHSDCAFMVDNEAIYDICRRNLDVERPSYTNLNRLIGQIVSSITASLRFDGALNVDLTEFQTNLVPFPRIHFPLVTYAPIISAEKAYHEQLTISEITTACFEPANQMVKCDPRHGMYMACCMLYRGDVVPKDVNAAIQNIKTKRSIQFVDWCPTGFKVGINYQPPTAVPGGDLAKVQRAVCMLSNTTAIAEAWARLDHKFDLMYAKRAFVHWYVGEGMEEGEFSEAREDLACLEKDYEELGRTSTGSDDDEAGEEY